In Zingiber officinale cultivar Zhangliang chromosome 1A, Zo_v1.1, whole genome shotgun sequence, a genomic segment contains:
- the LOC122035341 gene encoding hydroxyacylglutathione hydrolase 2, mitochondrial-like, with the protein MFAKASSLMTAFVCSSPRVRGQLRMWPNMRKHWFGKDLLYGIGTFVVRPIKILRGVNQLLGVPPFCTISCLQSSLQIELVPCLQDNYAYLLHDVDTGTVGVVDPSEAVPVINALKRRNQNLTYILNTHHHFDHTGGNLELKSRYGAKVIGSAKDRNRIPGIDISLHDGETWMFGGHEVLVLDTPGHTTGHVSYYFPGCGAIFTGDTLFSLSCGKLFEGDPDQMLSSLHKITSLPDETIVYCGHEYTQSNSKFALSIEPNNEALQEYAAHVAQLRSKRLPTIPTTIRREKECNPFLRTSSLEIRKNLNIPSTSTDAQALGIIRRAKDDF; encoded by the exons ATGTTCGCGAAGGCTTCCTCCCTCATGACTGCCTTCGTGTGCTCTTCTCCCAGG GTAAGAGGACAACTGCGCATGTGGCCAAATATGAGAAAACATTGGTTTGGGAAGGATCTATTGTATGGTATTGGAACCTTTGTTGTCAGACCGATCAAAATCTTGCGCGGAGTTAATCAGCTATTGGGTGTCCCACCCTTCTGCACTATTAGCTGTCTGCAATCCTCATTGCAAATTGAATTG gtaccCTGCCTTCAAGATAATTATGCATATCTTTTGCATGATGTAGATACAGGTACAGTTGGAGTTGTTGATCCTTCAGAAGCTGTGCCTGTTATAAATGCTCTAAAACGTAGGAATCAGAACTTAACATACATACTGAATACTCATCATCACTTTGATCATACTGGTGGAAACTTGGAACTGAAATCAAGGTATGGTGCAAAG GTCATTGGTTCAGCTAAAGATAGAAACAGAATTCCTGGCATAGACATATCCCTACATGATGGGGAAACATGGATGTTTGGAGGACACGAGGTGCTTGTGTTGGACACTCCGGGGCATACAACAG GTCATGTAAGCTATTACTTTCCAGGATGTGGAGCTATATTTACAGGGGATACCTTGTTTAGCTTATCGTGTGGCAAACTTTTTGAAGGAGATCCAGATCAG ATGCTTTCTTCACTTCATAAAATCACTTCCTTACCAGACGAGACAATTGTATATTGCGGTCATGAGTACACTCAG AGCAATAGTAAGTTTGCCTTGTCCATAGAGCCCAACAATGAAGCACTCCAGGAATACGCAGCACATGTGGCTCAGCTGCGCAGTAAAAGGCTTCCAACG ATTCCTACAACAATAAGGAGAGAAAAGGAATGTAATCCATTTCTCCGCACGTCCAGTCTGGAGATTCGAAAGAATTTGAATATCCCATCAACTTCAACTGATGCACAAGCTTTGGGTATTATTCGTCGAGCAAAGGATGACTTTTAA
- the LOC122035330 gene encoding zinc finger CCCH domain-containing protein 33-like, which yields MEEAEEQPIRGKGRDEEGEVDAVSAQVRNLSLDGKLDGTENGSCVDWGPERNVGGWTLGGIVGDGKEGSAWENHLEVVPRVSEGQQEGDGSYKEDLAGSCPYPQRPGLPDCAHYLRTGRCAYGLNCRFNHPLIGTLTQFSIHEDVREHQIECKFFSMPGGCRFGNACKFLHSQEKTEMPGIELNFLGLPIRPGQKECPYYMRTGVCKFSSNCRFNHPDPTATNTQDYSPGCQNDHLTPRITSMLFPPNGLNLNPDFRSQIPTSPNYPTESFMQQSLFPAPLSNPIAVHQQVSASFPERPGKAECAYFMKTGDCKFGSTCLYHHPRSRLTMSPSYNVTPGKTPCAYFLKTGDCKFGSACMFYHPSTPTYNVGPHGLPSRPDQPACSFYNRFGICKFGPACKYDHPMVSASSSYEAARPLSDMVRR from the exons ATGGAGGAAGCCGAAGAGCAGCCGATCCGAGGGAAGGGGCGCGACGAGGAAGGAGAAGTAGATGCTGTCTCCGCCCAAGTCAGGAATCTTAGTTTGGACGGGAAGTTGGATGGAACGGAAAATGGCAGCTGTGTGGATTGGGGGCCTGAAAGAAATGTAGGCGGGTGGACATTGGGAGGAATTGTGGGTGACGGGAAGGAAGGATCGGCGTGGGAAAATCACTTGGAGGTGGTACCTCGGGTTTCCGAGGGGCAGCAAGAGGGCGACGGTAGCTATAAGGAAGATTTAGCTGGATCCTGTCCCTATCCGCAAAGGCCAGGGCTGCCTGATTGTGCTCACTATCTGAGAACTGGGAGATGTGCTTACGGATTGAACTGCAGGTTTAATCATCCTCTGATAGGAACGCTCACTCAG TTTTCTATTCACGAGGATGTGAGAGAACATCAAATAGAATGCAAG TTCTTCTCAATGCCAGGAGGTTGTCGGTTTGGGAATGCATGCAAGTTTCTTCATTCTCAAGAAAAAACTGAAATGCCTGGAATTGAGCTCAATTTTTTAGGTCTTCCAATTCGACCA GGACAAAAAGAATGCCCCTATTATATGCGCACTGGTGTTTGCAAATTCTCAAGCAATTGCCGATTCAATCATCCAGACCCCACTGCTACAAATACTCAAGATTATTCACCAGGATGTCAAAATG ATCATCTGACACCCCGCATTACAAGCATGCTTTTTCCTCCCAATGGGCTCAATCTAAATCCTGATTTCAGGTCTCAG ATCCCAACAAGCCCAAACTACCCCACCGAAAGTTTTATGCAGCAGTCTTTATTTCCAGCCCCATTAAGTAACCCAATAGCTGTACACCAGCAGGTAAGTGCAAGTTTTCCGGAGAGACCTGGCAAGGCTGAGTGTGCATACTTCATGAAGACTGGAGACTGTAAATTTGGATCAACATGCTTATATCACCATCCAAGGAGTCGCCTCACGATGAGTCCTAGTTACAATGTCACTCCTGGCAAGACTCCGTGTGCCTACTTCTTGAAGACAGGAGATTGTAAATTTGGGTCAGCATGCATGTTTTACCATCCAAGCACTCCTACTTACAATGTCGGTCCTCATGGCCTTCCTTCAAGACCT GATCAGCCAGCCTGTTCATTCTATAACCGTTTTGGGATCTGCAAATTTGGGCCTGCCTGCAAGTATGATCACCCCATGGTTTCAGCATCCTCATCCTATGAAGCAGCAAGGCCTTTGAGTGATATGGTCAGACGATGA
- the LOC122035312 gene encoding transcription factor bHLH128-like isoform X2, with translation MNHSPSGGDRPAAMGPPPGLARYGSAPGSFLGGIADSVIAAGGSERMMTRFYAGDSPCLTSESSCWAPDGDAAAAAAAGGCSRGSYGSGELHLSSATGSPLVRHSSLPTGFFSHLLADHGNSSTRMIGNYSQAGTESIHVLAHRRQHAPWGFSRQDSLSQISELSIPEMEESDTHHDSDEVAGNAGQSYISSNFQLGSWDDKNSIAFSAPQSKRIKCDNGDAVANLGNIDSQFSFPRTSSEMSELEKYLQIQQDSVPCRARAKRGCATHPRSIAERERRTRISKRLQKLQDLVPNMDKQTSTSDMLELAIQHIKELQGQVEKLKQEQTNCTCTAKQEKA, from the exons ATGAACCATTCGCCGTCTGGCGGAGACCGTCCGGCCGCGATGGGGCCCCCGCCGGGGCTCGCTCGCTACGGCTCGGCCCCCGGGTCGTTCCTCGGCGGGATCGCCGACTCGGTCATCGCCGCCGGCGGATCGGAGAGGATGATGACCCGGTTCTACGCCGGCGACTCGCCGTGCCTGACCTCCGAATCGAGCTGCTGGGCCCCGGACGGCGACGCCGCCGCAGCCGCCGCTGCTGGAGGTTGCTCGCGGGGGTCGTACGGATCCGGGGAGCTCCACCTCTCTTCCGCCACCGGATCCCCGTTGGTCCGGCACAGCAGCTTGCCTACGGGGTTCTTCTCCCATCTACTGGCCGATCACG GTAATTCTAGTACAAGGATGATTGGAAACTACTCTCAAGCAGGCACAGAAAGCATCCATGTATTGGCACATAGAAGGCAGCATGCCCCGTGGGGCTTCTCGCGGCAAGACTCCTTGTCGCAAATTTCTGAATTGAGCATCCCAGAAATGGAAGAGAGTGACACACACCATGATTCAGACGAGGTAGCTGGGAATGCCGGCCAGTCCTACATCTCTAGCAATTTTCAATTGGGCTCATGGGATGATAAAAATTCAATTGCTTTTTCTGCTCCACAAAGCAAAAGGATTAAGTGCGATAACGGGGATGCAGTTGCAAATCTCGGGAACATTGATTCACAG TTCAGTTTTCCAAGGACATCGTCTGAAATGTCTGAGTTAGAGAAATACCTTCAGATCCAACAAGATTCAGTCCCTTGCAGAGCACGAGCTAAGCGTGGCTGCGCAACTCATCCCCGGAGCATTGCTGAGAGG GAAAGGAGAACACGAATTAGCAAAAGGCTGCAGAAATTGCAAGATCTTGTGCCTAACATGGACAAG CAAACGAGCACCTCAGATATGCTGGAATTGGCAATTCAACACATCAAAGAGCTGCAGGGCCAAGTAGAG AAGCTCAAACAAGAACAAACAAATTGTACCTGCACTGCAAAGCAGGAGAAGGCTTGA
- the LOC122035352 gene encoding probable beta-1,4-xylosyltransferase IRX10, translated as MEKGIWVFAILVFCSLASEIDGVGVEQNRQVLRFRGSASEALEDDPVGRLKVFVYELPSKYNVDRVKKDPRCLTHMFAAEIFMHRFLLSSPVRTLVPEEADWFYVPVYPTCDLTKQGLPLPFQSPRMMRSAVQLVASEWPYWNRTEGADHFFVVPHDFGACFHYQGEIAIKRGILPLLRRATLVQTFGQKNHVCLKEGSIVIPPYASAKRMHAHLLPPDIPRSIFIYFRGLLHDSVNDPEGCYYARGVRTSLWLNFKNNPIFDISTEHPSTYYEDMQRAVFCLCPLGWAPWSPRLVEAVVFGCIPVIIADGIELPFADTIPWTDIAVFVAEKDIVKLDTILTSMPSEDILRKQRLLANPLIKLSLSFSQPSLPGDAFHQVLNGLARKLPHGSSVYLKPGEKVLDWSAGPVEDTYPWNQ; from the exons ATGGAGAAGGGGATCTGGGTCTTTGCGATTCTCGTTTTCTGCAGCTTAGCCTCGGAAATTGACGGCGTGGGTGTGGAGCAGAATCGGCAAGTGCTCCGATTTCGAG GAAGTGCGAGTGAGGCGTTAGAGGACGACCCTGTTGGAAGATTGAAGGTGTTTGTCTACGAATTGCCTAGCAAGTACAACGTGGACAGGGTGAAGAAGGACCCTAGATGCCTGACTCACATGTTTGCTGCAGAGATTTTCATGCACCGGTTCTTGTTATCGAGTCCTGTTCGAACACTTGTTCCCGAGGAAGCAGATTGGTTTTATGTCCCAGTTTACCCAACCTGTGACTTGACTAAGCAAGGCCTTCCTCTGCCCTTCCAATCTCCAAGAATGATGAGGAGCGCGGTGCAGCTAGTTGCCTCAGAATGGCCTTACTGGAACAGAACAGAAGGAGCAGATCACTTCTTCGTTGTCCCACATGATTTTGGGGCATGCTTCCATTACCAG GGAGAAATTGCGATCAAGCGTGGAATACTCCCTTTGCTTCGACGTGCCACGTTGGTTCAAACTTTTGGACAGAAGAACCATGTCTGCTTGAAGGAAGGATCAATTGTCATTCCTCCATATGCCTCCGCTAAGAGAATGCATGCGCATTTGCTTCCTCCGGACATTCCCCGCTCCATCTTCATTTACTTTCGCGGCCTGCTTCACGACAGTGTGAATGATCCCGAGGGGTGTTACTACGCGAG GGGCGTTCGAACATCGTTATGGTTGAACTTCAAGAACAATCCCATCTTTGACATCTCGACCGAGCATCCATCGACTTACTACGAAGACATGCAACGCGCAGTCTTTTGCCTGTGCCCCTTGGGTTGGGCACCCTGGAGTCCGAGATTGGTGGAGGCAGTGGTGTTTGGCTGCATTCCCGTGATCATAGCCGACGGCATTGAGCTGCCTTTCGCTGACACAATTCCGTGGACGGATATTGCGGTATTTGTAGCCGAGAAGGATATCGTAAAGTTGGATACGATACTGACTTCAATGCCATCAGAGGATATACTGAGGAAACAGAGATTGCTGGCGAATCCTTTGATTAAGCTGTCTCTGTCTTTCTCACAGCCTTCGCTACCAGGAGATGCTTTCCATCAGGTGCTGAATGGTCTTGCCCGGAAACTTCCGCATGGAAGCAGTGTGTACTTAAAGCCTGGGGAAAAGGTTTTGGACTGGAGTGCAGGTCCAGTGGAGGACACTTATCCTTGGAACCAGTAG
- the LOC122035312 gene encoding transcription factor bHLH128-like isoform X1 produces MNHSPSGGDRPAAMGPPPGLARYGSAPGSFLGGIADSVIAAGGSERMMTRFYAGDSPCLTSESSCWAPDGDAAAAAAAGGCSRGSYGSGELHLSSATGSPLVRHSSLPTGFFSHLLADHAGNSSTRMIGNYSQAGTESIHVLAHRRQHAPWGFSRQDSLSQISELSIPEMEESDTHHDSDEVAGNAGQSYISSNFQLGSWDDKNSIAFSAPQSKRIKCDNGDAVANLGNIDSQFSFPRTSSEMSELEKYLQIQQDSVPCRARAKRGCATHPRSIAERERRTRISKRLQKLQDLVPNMDKQTSTSDMLELAIQHIKELQGQVEKLKQEQTNCTCTAKQEKA; encoded by the exons ATGAACCATTCGCCGTCTGGCGGAGACCGTCCGGCCGCGATGGGGCCCCCGCCGGGGCTCGCTCGCTACGGCTCGGCCCCCGGGTCGTTCCTCGGCGGGATCGCCGACTCGGTCATCGCCGCCGGCGGATCGGAGAGGATGATGACCCGGTTCTACGCCGGCGACTCGCCGTGCCTGACCTCCGAATCGAGCTGCTGGGCCCCGGACGGCGACGCCGCCGCAGCCGCCGCTGCTGGAGGTTGCTCGCGGGGGTCGTACGGATCCGGGGAGCTCCACCTCTCTTCCGCCACCGGATCCCCGTTGGTCCGGCACAGCAGCTTGCCTACGGGGTTCTTCTCCCATCTACTGGCCGATCACG CAGGTAATTCTAGTACAAGGATGATTGGAAACTACTCTCAAGCAGGCACAGAAAGCATCCATGTATTGGCACATAGAAGGCAGCATGCCCCGTGGGGCTTCTCGCGGCAAGACTCCTTGTCGCAAATTTCTGAATTGAGCATCCCAGAAATGGAAGAGAGTGACACACACCATGATTCAGACGAGGTAGCTGGGAATGCCGGCCAGTCCTACATCTCTAGCAATTTTCAATTGGGCTCATGGGATGATAAAAATTCAATTGCTTTTTCTGCTCCACAAAGCAAAAGGATTAAGTGCGATAACGGGGATGCAGTTGCAAATCTCGGGAACATTGATTCACAG TTCAGTTTTCCAAGGACATCGTCTGAAATGTCTGAGTTAGAGAAATACCTTCAGATCCAACAAGATTCAGTCCCTTGCAGAGCACGAGCTAAGCGTGGCTGCGCAACTCATCCCCGGAGCATTGCTGAGAGG GAAAGGAGAACACGAATTAGCAAAAGGCTGCAGAAATTGCAAGATCTTGTGCCTAACATGGACAAG CAAACGAGCACCTCAGATATGCTGGAATTGGCAATTCAACACATCAAAGAGCTGCAGGGCCAAGTAGAG AAGCTCAAACAAGAACAAACAAATTGTACCTGCACTGCAAAGCAGGAGAAGGCTTGA